In Bordetella holmesii ATCC 51541, the following proteins share a genomic window:
- a CDS encoding site-specific recombinase family protein, protein MTETPFFKLTEACAQLSNPTIWRMPDVFAQSLAYFRALLDECRLQARNVYAELEVNGVSVEVVFQIERMKSRLRRIELLLGVWVDPTQKHKHLHLMAELIQSTQALRSVRHLAASSFAHLARRVMERTAQTGEHYIARDGREYREMIKAALGGGLITAATVYIKLAIYGLHAGRFMEGMLASLNYASSFLVIHFAHFTLATKQPAMTGPALAHRLDDTGTAQGRQAFVDDTLAMIRSNAAAIFGNLAAVFPVALAVQWVAVKIFNHPLLSPEKAQQTIDSFSIWGLTPLFAIATGVLLWLSSLVAGWADNWFALHRVHDAMVYNRRLRYALGERGAQRWAAFWQRNISGIAGNVSLGLLLGLGPELVGFFGPQVEVRHVTLSTGSMGAAIGVLGWDVAQTPAFWQAVAGIAAMGVLNVAVSFALSFNLALRSRALKRSDRREISAAVRHAILRSPGSLIWPPRPRNVAAAGGPT, encoded by the coding sequence GTGACGGAGACGCCCTTTTTCAAGTTGACCGAGGCGTGTGCGCAGCTTAGCAACCCGACCATCTGGCGCATGCCTGACGTCTTTGCGCAGTCGCTGGCTTACTTCAGGGCTCTTCTGGATGAGTGTCGCCTGCAGGCCCGCAACGTCTATGCCGAGCTTGAGGTCAACGGTGTGTCAGTGGAGGTGGTGTTTCAGATCGAGCGCATGAAATCCCGCTTGCGGCGCATCGAGTTGTTGCTCGGGGTGTGGGTGGATCCTACGCAGAAGCACAAGCACTTGCACCTGATGGCCGAGTTGATCCAGTCCACCCAGGCGCTACGCAGCGTCCGGCACCTGGCCGCCTCTTCGTTCGCCCACCTTGCCCGACGTGTCATGGAGCGCACGGCGCAAACCGGCGAACACTACATTGCGCGCGACGGCCGCGAGTACCGTGAGATGATCAAGGCGGCATTGGGCGGAGGACTGATCACGGCGGCCACCGTCTATATCAAGCTGGCCATCTACGGACTGCATGCCGGCCGCTTTATGGAAGGAATGCTGGCGTCATTGAACTACGCCAGCAGCTTCTTGGTCATCCATTTTGCGCACTTCACGTTGGCGACCAAGCAGCCAGCGATGACCGGGCCGGCCCTGGCTCACCGTCTGGATGACACCGGCACGGCGCAGGGCCGCCAGGCGTTTGTCGACGATACCCTGGCGATGATCCGCTCAAATGCCGCGGCCATTTTTGGCAACCTTGCTGCAGTGTTTCCCGTGGCGTTGGCTGTCCAATGGGTGGCCGTCAAGATCTTCAACCACCCACTGCTCTCCCCGGAAAAAGCACAGCAAACCATCGACTCGTTCTCGATCTGGGGTTTGACGCCCCTGTTTGCGATCGCCACCGGCGTCTTGCTGTGGCTATCGAGCCTGGTCGCCGGCTGGGCCGACAATTGGTTTGCCCTGCATCGCGTCCACGACGCCATGGTCTACAACCGCCGGCTGCGGTATGCCTTGGGAGAGCGCGGGGCTCAACGGTGGGCCGCGTTCTGGCAACGCAATATCTCGGGCATTGCCGGTAACGTCTCGCTGGGCTTGCTGCTCGGCCTGGGTCCGGAATTGGTCGGTTTCTTCGGCCCGCAGGTCGAGGTCAGGCACGTCACGCTCAGTACCGGCTCCATGGGCGCGGCCATTGGCGTGCTGGGCTGGGATGTGGCGCAGACCCCAGCATTCTGGCAAGCGGTGGCAGGCATTGCGGCCATGGGCGTACTGAATGTGGCGGTGAGCTTCGCGCTATCGTTTAATCTCGCCTTGCGCTCCCGTGCCCTCAAACGCAGCGATCGCCGCGAGATCAGCGCAGCCGTGCGCCACGCCATCCTGCGTTCGCCCGGGTCTCTGATCTGGCCTCCCCGCCCGCGTAACGTGGCCGCCGCAGGGGGGCCGACTTGA
- a CDS encoding major Facilitator Superfamily protein: MLQAPSGQNDLPPGTTPDTESVSASVLAPLRRSAFRTIWIANLFANLGIWAQSVAAAWIVTTEQSSPVLVAMIQVAAALPLVVLSILTGVIADNYDRRKVMLVGMTMELIIGLVITTLAFLGMLHPLSLIVAVFFMSVGSAIVTPAWQAAVGEQVPKPEVSRAILLNSVNFNVARALGPALGGLLLGLFGAPWVFLFNCVCYASLIWAIWIWRRELPKRSLPPERILEGVVAAWRFTEFSSVTRQVMLRSFSFGISASALWALLPLLAHDHTSGSASLYGYMLGALGLGAIGGSVWISAAQRRLGTGRLISAGALLMAASLLLLGTVDSLVLVFPALLVAGSCWIAVLATYNTSIQVLVPDWVKARALALYQMSMFGGLALGAFTWGHFAETLGVKGSLAAAGITLTLTALLFFRSRLPSLNDTQDLAAWPSASQPPSQQDFNPQRGAIIIQVHYQIEASGQSGFLSSLRALRRMRMRNGADQWQVFRDLNHLALWTEVFVVDNWFQYLRMMDRMTLADKIVLEAVQAFHTGPQPPQVTQAVSYLAIRSRVEVNDPPQQDLRAGT, encoded by the coding sequence ATGTTGCAAGCGCCGTCCGGACAGAACGACCTGCCGCCGGGCACCACGCCCGATACCGAAAGCGTATCGGCAAGCGTGCTCGCCCCTCTGCGCCGATCCGCGTTTCGCACGATCTGGATCGCCAATCTGTTTGCCAACCTTGGCATATGGGCACAATCGGTCGCGGCAGCCTGGATCGTCACCACCGAGCAGAGCAGCCCAGTACTGGTAGCGATGATTCAGGTGGCTGCCGCCCTCCCCCTGGTTGTGCTATCGATTCTGACCGGCGTCATCGCGGACAACTACGACCGCCGTAAGGTAATGCTGGTGGGGATGACCATGGAGCTGATCATAGGTCTGGTCATCACTACCCTGGCCTTTCTGGGCATGCTGCATCCGCTTAGCCTCATCGTCGCGGTGTTCTTTATGTCGGTGGGCAGCGCCATCGTCACCCCGGCGTGGCAGGCCGCCGTCGGCGAGCAGGTGCCCAAGCCCGAGGTGAGCCGGGCAATATTGCTCAATTCGGTCAACTTCAATGTCGCCCGCGCACTGGGCCCGGCCCTGGGTGGTCTGTTGCTGGGCCTGTTCGGCGCACCCTGGGTTTTTCTATTTAACTGCGTCTGCTATGCCTCGCTTATCTGGGCCATCTGGATCTGGCGCCGGGAGCTGCCAAAGCGATCTCTGCCCCCGGAGCGCATCCTCGAGGGCGTTGTTGCGGCGTGGCGCTTTACGGAGTTTTCCAGCGTCACGCGGCAGGTCATGCTGCGTTCATTCAGTTTCGGGATCTCAGCCAGCGCACTCTGGGCCTTGTTACCGCTGCTCGCCCACGACCATACCTCGGGTAGCGCGTCACTGTATGGATACATGCTCGGCGCGCTGGGTCTGGGCGCCATCGGCGGCAGTGTATGGATAAGTGCGGCGCAACGTCGTCTGGGTACGGGGCGATTGATCAGCGCCGGCGCGCTGTTGATGGCGGCAAGTCTGTTGTTATTGGGAACCGTAGACAGCCTGGTGCTGGTTTTCCCCGCTTTGCTGGTGGCGGGCAGTTGCTGGATCGCCGTGCTGGCCACCTACAACACCTCTATCCAGGTGCTGGTACCAGACTGGGTCAAGGCCCGGGCATTGGCGCTGTATCAGATGTCGATGTTTGGTGGACTGGCACTGGGCGCCTTCACCTGGGGGCACTTCGCCGAAACACTGGGCGTCAAGGGCAGCCTGGCAGCCGCCGGTATCACCTTGACCCTTACCGCCTTGTTGTTTTTCCGGTCGCGCCTGCCCAGTCTGAACGATACGCAGGACCTGGCCGCATGGCCGTCAGCGTCGCAACCGCCCTCTCAACAGGATTTCAATCCGCAACGTGGCGCCATCATTATCCAGGTGCATTATCAGATAGAAGCGAGCGGCCAGTCAGGATTTCTAAGCAGCCTTAGAGCCTTGCGCCGCATGCGCATGCGAAATGGCGCCGATCAATGGCAAGTGTTTCGCGATTTGAATCACCTTGCTTTGTGGACCGAGGTTTTTGTTGTAGATAACTGGTTTCAGTATCTGCGCATGATGGATCGCATGACGCTCGCCGATAAAATAGTCCTTGAAGCGGTACAGGCGTTTCACACTGGGCCGCAGCCTCCGCAGGTGACGCAGGCGGTGAGCTATCTTGCCATTCGCAGCCGCGTCGAGGTTAATGATCCTCCTCAGCAGGATTTACGTGCTGGCACGTAA
- a CDS encoding integrase core domain protein, which translates to MTERSMGVTRACGLVGISRSLFAYESTRSGDAALTERMKEMAVAKRRYGYRRIHVLLRREGWQANHKRIWRLYSLAGLSVRKRKRKRIAATERVVRPAAIAPNQSWSMDFVADGLAYGRRFRCLTIVDDYTRECLAIEVDTSLPGLRVAMVLQRLAEMRGLPRSITVDNGPEFAGRALDAWAYQAGVKLSFIRPGKPVENAYIESFNGKFRDECLNEHWFLSLRQAKSLIENWRVEYNTDRPHSALGYLTPAQFVQAHQKEGLLPLGSMSVPY; encoded by the coding sequence ATGACCGAGCGCAGCATGGGTGTTACCCGGGCCTGTGGGCTGGTAGGAATTTCGCGGTCGCTGTTTGCCTACGAGAGCACACGCTCAGGCGATGCTGCGCTGACCGAGCGCATGAAAGAGATGGCAGTGGCGAAACGACGCTACGGCTATCGGAGGATCCATGTGCTCTTACGTCGCGAAGGCTGGCAAGCAAATCACAAGCGAATCTGGCGGCTGTACAGTCTGGCAGGGTTAAGCGTGCGAAAACGAAAGCGTAAGCGAATCGCGGCGACCGAGCGCGTGGTTCGCCCAGCGGCAATCGCGCCGAATCAGAGTTGGTCAATGGACTTTGTGGCCGACGGCCTAGCCTATGGCCGCCGATTCCGCTGTTTGACTATCGTCGATGACTACACTCGCGAATGCCTGGCCATCGAGGTCGATACGTCGTTGCCGGGACTGCGTGTTGCCATGGTGCTGCAACGGCTGGCGGAGATGCGTGGCCTGCCGCGATCTATTACCGTGGACAACGGGCCAGAGTTCGCCGGAAGAGCCTTGGACGCCTGGGCCTACCAAGCAGGCGTAAAGCTGTCGTTTATTCGGCCGGGTAAGCCGGTGGAGAACGCTTATATCGAAAGTTTCAACGGCAAGTTCCGCGACGAATGCCTTAACGAGCACTGGTTCTTGTCCCTGCGACAGGCTAAAAGCTTGATCGAAAACTGGCGAGTCGAGTACAACACCGATCGGCCTCACAGCGCGCTCGGATATTTAACGCCGGCGCAATTCGTGCAGGCTCATCAGAAAGAAGGTCTTTTACCCCTGGGCTCTATGTCGGTGCCGTACTAA